The window TCACGGCGCAGGAAGTGGTGGGTCATGAACATCAGCACGGAGGTCGCGTCGTCCGGGACGGGCCACAGGGAGCCGATCACCGAGCGGCTGCCGGCGACGAGGAAGGCCGAGGACAGGCTGTACGCCTCGTTGTGGCCGCGTCCCGAGACCTGGCTGCGGCAGGCGGCGAGGACGACGAGGCCGAGCCGTCCGTGCACCGCGTCGGCCAGTTCCTCGGCCGTCAACTCGCCTCCCTTGAGGGAGAGGTGGGAGCTGCGTGGCCCGTTCTCGGTGACGGTTCCGTGGCAGGCCAGGTGCACGACCGCGCCGTCGTCGGCGTGCTCGTGCAACCACCGGGCGACCTGGTCGGGGCTGCCGTCGCCGGTGCGCAGCCCCAGGTACTGACCGTCGGGATAGAAGACCCGCAGCACGGCCTCGGCCTCCTCCCCCGCGTACGGAAGGTCCCCCGTGGGGTTGCCGACCACGAGCGCGGTCCCGTCGTGCGGGGCCCGGGGGCGAGCGGCGACCTCGCACAGCAGGCGTGCGGAGGCCGCGTACGAGAACTCCGCACGCTCGATCGCGTACGAGCGGCGGCCGTTCGCGTCGGCGGTGAAGGCGGCGTGCCAGGGGACCAGGCCGAGCGAACCCATCGGGACGAGGACCAGGCGCGGTACGCGTCCGGGCCGGTCGGACGCCTGGAAGAGGTCGAGCAGCGGCCGGACGGCGACCCGCCAGGCCCACGAGCAGAGCCGGTCGAGCTGGTCGCGCAGCGGCGGGGCCGGTTCGGGTCGGGGCGCGCCGTGGCCGGGGACCGGCTCCATGTCGCGCCCGCCGGAGGCGGGCCGGTACCGGCGCAGCGGCGCGGCGTCCTCGCGCAGGCTCGGCAGCGCGACCTCCCGGATCTCGCCGCGCGAGGTGACCACCAGGGCGGTCCCGGGGCAGTCGGGGGTGGACGGCACGAGGTAGACCAGGGCGTCCTTGCGGTGGGCGCGCAGCCCGGCGGCGATCTCGGCGGGCGAGGGCGGGTCGAGGAGTCGGGTGTCGCCCTCGGTCAGCGCGAGCACGACGCTGCGGCGCAGTGTGCTCGGCATGTCGTCGGCCGCCTCGTCGGCGCCCCGGCTCAGCCATTCCCGGGCCAGGTCGTCCCGGCCGACGGCGGTGAGCCGTTCGGGCACCGACCGGCTGGTGGTCGCCGCGTGCAGGATGAGGCCCCGGCAGGCGTCGAGGGCGCGGACGGCGTCGTCGAGCGCGCCGTCGGCGACGCACCAGCCGACCACCTCTCCCGCGAGGTCGCTCGCCAGGCGGCCGGCCTCCGCCGCGTCCTGGCTGCCGGACTGGAGCAGGGCGGACCAGACGAACCCGCGCAGCGATTCGAGGCCGAGGCGTCGGCCGTTCTCCCGGTCGCGACGGTTCGGGTCCGCCCGGACCCGGTAGCAGCGGCCGAGGGGTTGCGTGGTGAGCGCCCACAACCGGTGCTCGGGGCCGTCCATGGCCCGCGCCGCTCCTTCGAGCAGGGTGATGGCACGCTCCAGGTCCCGGGCCCGGTCGGGGGATCCGGCCTGGGGATTGGCCATGACCAGGGCGCTGTGGACGCCGCCGGTGTTCGAGGCGAAGCGGATCCAGGCCTCGCTCCCGGGCGCCGACAGGGCGAGGGCCTGCGCCGACACCTCCAGGCTTTCCCGGATCCGCGGCACGTCGGCGCGGCGCAGTGCCTCGGCCTGCCACACGAGGGCCATGCTCCCCAGCAGGTGGGCGCGCTGTGGTCGGGGGAACCGCTCCGCCCGCAGGCGCAGCTCGGCGATCGACGGCCGCCCGGCCGGCGCCGGCGCGGGTGGCACGCCGAGCCGGGCCGCGAGGTCCTCCCGGTACATCCGGGCGCTTTCCAGCAGCACCCATCCCTCGGTGTGGGAGGTGCTGTCCGGATCCAGGCGCCCGACGATCCCGGCGACCCGGTCCAGTCCGCGGTCGGCCGCCGGGAGATCGCCCCGCATGACCGCGAGACGCACCTGTGCCGCGGCATCCTGACACACCAGCATCTCGCCCATGTGCGGCCCCAGGTCGAGGGCGTCGAGCACCTCGTCCCACTCCGCGCCGCCGGGCACCGATCCCTCGGTCACCCCTCGCAGTTGAGCCAGTTGACGCATGGCCTGGTGTCGTCCGTAGCGCACCCAGGGGTTGGTGTTCCCCGCGGCGATCGCGAGGTCGAAGTGCTCCAGCGCCTCGGTCAGCCGGGACACCGAGCCGGCCATTCCCTGGGCGAACCGCCAACCGGCGAGGCCCGCGTGGCCCCGGGCGCGCCATTCGGGATGGGCCTCGGCGTAGGACGACATCTCCCTTACCAGTCGTTCCTCGCGTTCCGCGCCCATCCGGTCCCCGTGGGGGTCGAGCATGGGCATCGCCGCGAGGAGGGTTCCGGCGCGCTCCGCCCGCAGGCGGCTTCCCGGCTCGGTCCGCTCCCAGCCCTCGAACAGCATCGAGTACCGGAGTTCCCACCGCTCCCGCGCCCGCGGATCGTCGGCGAGCAGGTGGTTGTCCATGCCGAAGTCGAACTCTCCCTCCATGTAGCTCCGTTGGAAGCGTTCGTAGGCGCGGGCCAGTTCCTCTTCGGACACCACGTCCGGTCCGGCGTCGGGCCGCACGGATTCGGGCAGCCCCACCTGGGCCGCCCCGAGCAGGCCCAGGGCCATGTCGGTGACCTCCCTGGAGAGCCGGTCGTCTTCGCGGACCCGCCGGACGGCCCGTACGACGACCCGCAGTCGCTCCGTGTCCCCGTCCGTGTCGAACCTCAGGTGCTGGACCATCGCCAGGGCGAGCCCGGTCTCGGTGATCGGGCCGTCGTGCGCGATGTCCCACCGGTCGAACGCCCGGGTGAGCAGGGCCACGGCGTGATCCAGCAGGTCGACGTCGAGGCGGACTTGGCCGCGGACGCAGAGCAGGCGGCCGAACATGCCCAGGTAGAGCACGGGGAGGGCGTCCATCTCCGCTTCGGTGGAGAGCAGTTCGGCGATCTCCGCCTCGGCTCGGGCCCCTTCCGCCTCGTCGTCCCAGGTACCGGCGATCAAGGTGCGGGCGAACGTCACGCGCAGTCGGGTGTGCCGTGCCCACTCCGGCTCGGGCGCGGCCCCCCGAAGGGCGGCCAGGGCGCGCAGCCCTTCCTCGTACCCCTCCTCCAGCGCGGTCCGGTCCGCGGCCGTGCGGCCCAGCATGATCAGGGAGGCGGAACGGGCCTGGTGGATCAGGGGCAGGTCCCGGTCCGGCGAACCTCCGGCCAGCACCTGTGCGTAGTGGCGCGCCGAGGTCGCGTAGGAGGCCGCCTCGTTCGCCAGGACGCCGTGGTACTGCCACAGCCCGCCGAGGACCTCGTCGAGTTCGGGGTCGGGGCCGTCGACGTCGTCGAGGGCGCGCCGGTTGGCGTCCAGGGCCTCGTCCAGCAGGGCCGGATCGTCGGCGGTCTCCAGGAAGCGGATCTTGGTGATGAAGGCGAGCAGGCGGCGGGCGAAGACGGCCGTGTCCCGGTGGTCGTGATCGTCGGGGAGCCCGGCGAGGCCTTCCGTCAGGAGGGTGTGGACGCGGGCGGCGAGCGCGGGGTCGGGTTCCTCGTCGTGGTCCAGGGCCAGCAGATGGCCGTACATGATGCGGTGGCGCGCCTGTATGGGCCCGCCGGCGGGATGCCGGAACGCGTGCGCGTAGGCCTCGGCCGCCAGGTCCCGGTCTTCACGTTCACCCGACTCCTCGAAGAGCGTGTAGCTCAACTCTCCTGCCTCACAGCAGAGTTCGACGATCCGTGGATCGTCGGTGGCCAGGCCGGAGAGGGCCTCCATGACGTCTTCGCGCTCGATCCGCCAGGCGGCGATACAGTCGGCGTCCTCCACTGCGGCTCCTGTCCAGAGGGCGGGTTCAGGGGGCGAGTCGTGCGTGGTACGGCAACAACACCTCGTCGAGCCAGTACCGCCCGTCGGCGGTCGCGAAGTCGATCGGCGCGTCGGCGGTGGCGACCAGGGCCTCGGGCGGGCAGCGGTCGCCGAAGAGCACCAACGCCCGCGCACCCGGGTCCCGTTTGGACGACCAGAGGAACCCCTGCGCCCAGGGATCGGTGTGGGTGCGGATCCAGTGCGCCCAGTCCCGGGTGTACGGGTAGTCGCGGGCCTCGGTCTGCACCAGCCAGCTGTCCTGGTGCACGGCGGCCAGGTCCTGGCCGGTGACCAGCGAGACCAGGTCCAGGTCGACGGTCGACCGGAGCACGGACAGCCTGCGACCCTCGACCGCGACGCGCGGCACGAGGCGCGCCCCGCCCGCCGGATCGAAGGGCAGCGAGTGCAGGACGCTCTCGCTGACGGCGGCCTCGGGGGTGAGCCCTGCATAGAGGTAGCCGTACGGATCGCAGGCGGTGGCGTCGAAGCGACCTCCGCCGTACAGGCAGTGCGCGGGCACCGGGTTGAAGGCGGCGGCCTCCCGGCGCGCGGAGTGCACCCGGTAGAGCGCGGTGCCCGCGGCGAGGGCCACCTTGGTCGGGGTGGCGGTGGGCTCGGTGGGCGGCCGGTAGTGGGGCACGCGTCACTCCCCTTCGCGGAGGAACCGGGCGGCCGTGAGCACCTGGAGCTCCGCGACCGTGCCGAGCAGCCGTGCGGGGACCTCGGCCAGCCAGGCGTTCGGGGACAGCCACCAGTCGGCCGCGCCCCACGGGTCCCGGTCCGCCTCCAGCAGCAGGTTCACCTCGGGGACCACCTCCACGACCCGGCCGTCGCGGGCGAACTGGAAGGCGGGGAGCCGGACCGGGCCGCCCGGTCCGCGCAGCCTGATCAGGCCGGGGGCGTTCGGGTCGCAGCCGCGCTCCGCGGCTTCGGCCTCGCCGAGGGAGGGCGCGGCGAGCAGCCGTTCGCGCACCTCGCCGAGGACGGGCCCCACCATGCGGTGGCCGTCGAGCACGAGGACGACCAGGTCGTCGGCGCTGAAGCCGAGGTGGCCGAGGTCGGGGCCCCACGACGTGGGGGCCGCGGTCAGTCGGCCGTCGTCGGGGAACCGGTCGGGCAGTTGCTCGCCGAGCAGCCGGGCGGCGTGCCGGGCTGCCCGGTCGGCGGCTTCGCCGGTGGCCTCGCGGAGGCCGGCGAGGAGCAGGGAGAGGGTGTGCAGGGCCGCCGGTTCGAGGCGGGGCCGCAGCTCGTCCCACTCGGCCGCGACGGTGGCCAGCCGGGTACGGGCGTCGCTCATGTCGGCCGTCCGGCAGGCGGCGCGGCGTGGGGGGAGGGGCCGGAGGAGGGGTCGGGCGAGCCGTCGGGGGGCGCGCCGGCGAGTAACGCGGCGATCAGGTCGGCCCGTTCGGCGCGCCGGACCAGGAGGTGGATGTCCCACGGTCCGCCGCGGGCGAGTTCGGCCTCGACCGCCGCCCAGAGCGCGGCGAAGCTCTCGGTCGGGGTGAGGCCGCCGCGCCCGGCGCCCAGGAGGGGAAGGCAGACGGACCCGAGGGGCCGTTCCTCCGCTCCCGCCGTGCCCGGATCCGTCGCCGTATACGCATCCGTCCCCGGATCCGTCTCCGTCCCCGCCTCCGGTCCGCCCGGCTCGGCGAGCAGGGCGAAGACGCGGGTGACGGCTCGCGTGACGTCGTCGGGCAGCACGTCGTAGTCGTTGGTTCCGGGCCGGGGCACGGCCACCGCGGCGTGGTGGATGCGGCGGATGCCCTGGCGGGTGAGGGCCCCGGCGCCGGTCACGGCCACCGTGCCGGGGGCGACGGGCAGGGACCCGGGCGCGAACCGTGCGGTCCACGACCGCAGTTCGTCCTGGATCCGGTCCTCGACCAGCCGGCCGGCGGGGTCCCGGTACGCGCCCGCGCGCCGCAGGGACGCGGCGACGGAGGACTTGTACGGCTCGGGCAGGGCGAAGTGGGTGTTGGAGGGGGACACGATCACGTCGATGTCCCGCAGCAGGTCGACGGCGTGGACGTGCAGGGTGACGTGGTGGGTGCCCCCGCCGATCGTGACCTCGATCCGCCGGTGGCTCGGGGCGAGTCGGCGGGCCGGGCCGGTGGTGACGACCGGCTCGGCCCGTCCCCCGGTCACGCCGCGCACGAGCTGCTCGGCGAGTTGCCCGAGCACCATCAACTCCTGGTGCTTGCGGAACCGCTCCACGCTCACCCCGTACACCTGGGCGGCTCGCCTGCGCCGGTCCGCGGGCGGCCAGTCCCGGGTTCCCCGGGCGAGACCGAGGCTGTACTCGGCGGCCTCCTGGAGGGTTCCGCCGCCCAGCGCGGCCACCGCGGTGCGCAGCATTCGTTCGACGGCGGGGAAGTGCGGCTCTCCGGGGTCCCCCTCCCCCGGACCGGCCGACATCCCGGTCAGCACGGGCAGCCTGAGGTCCCGCAATCGCACGATCCCGGCCCGCCGCACTTCCCTCACCTCCGCGAGGACCGCCCCGTAGTCCGGCAGTTGTGTGAGCGACATGGCGGAAGGATCGCACCGCCCCGCGCCCCCTACAAGCCGGTTCCGGCCCTCTTCCCCCATCCTGCGGGACCGCTCCGGGCGCACCCGGGGCGTGGGAGGGGCGCGGCCGGTCGGATCCCGGTCGATTCCCGGGCGGGCGCGGGGAATCGGCCAGGAGGAGCTGGAGATCCACGGCATCAGCCCGACGACCGGGCGGCCGGCACGATCGGCGGCCTTCCCGTGGTGTGGACCCGCGCGAGCGCGCAGGCGTCGGCGCCGCGGCCCTGACCCGGCGACGACTCCCCGGCCGCCGGCGCATCGGACGAGTTGACCTTCAAGTGGGATGAACGTCGATGATCGCGGTCATGGACGACAGCACTTCCGATCTGATGGGCATCGGCGCGTTCGG of the Streptomyces sp. NBC_01426 genome contains:
- a CDS encoding RES family NAD+ phosphorylase: MPHYRPPTEPTATPTKVALAAGTALYRVHSARREAAAFNPVPAHCLYGGGRFDATACDPYGYLYAGLTPEAAVSESVLHSLPFDPAGGARLVPRVAVEGRRLSVLRSTVDLDLVSLVTGQDLAAVHQDSWLVQTEARDYPYTRDWAHWIRTHTDPWAQGFLWSSKRDPGARALVLFGDRCPPEALVATADAPIDFATADGRYWLDEVLLPYHARLAP
- a CDS encoding CHAT domain-containing protein, whose translation is MEDADCIAAWRIEREDVMEALSGLATDDPRIVELCCEAGELSYTLFEESGEREDRDLAAEAYAHAFRHPAGGPIQARHRIMYGHLLALDHDEEPDPALAARVHTLLTEGLAGLPDDHDHRDTAVFARRLLAFITKIRFLETADDPALLDEALDANRRALDDVDGPDPELDEVLGGLWQYHGVLANEAASYATSARHYAQVLAGGSPDRDLPLIHQARSASLIMLGRTAADRTALEEGYEEGLRALAALRGAAPEPEWARHTRLRVTFARTLIAGTWDDEAEGARAEAEIAELLSTEAEMDALPVLYLGMFGRLLCVRGQVRLDVDLLDHAVALLTRAFDRWDIAHDGPITETGLALAMVQHLRFDTDGDTERLRVVVRAVRRVREDDRLSREVTDMALGLLGAAQVGLPESVRPDAGPDVVSEEELARAYERFQRSYMEGEFDFGMDNHLLADDPRARERWELRYSMLFEGWERTEPGSRLRAERAGTLLAAMPMLDPHGDRMGAEREERLVREMSSYAEAHPEWRARGHAGLAGWRFAQGMAGSVSRLTEALEHFDLAIAAGNTNPWVRYGRHQAMRQLAQLRGVTEGSVPGGAEWDEVLDALDLGPHMGEMLVCQDAAAQVRLAVMRGDLPAADRGLDRVAGIVGRLDPDSTSHTEGWVLLESARMYREDLAARLGVPPAPAPAGRPSIAELRLRAERFPRPQRAHLLGSMALVWQAEALRRADVPRIRESLEVSAQALALSAPGSEAWIRFASNTGGVHSALVMANPQAGSPDRARDLERAITLLEGAARAMDGPEHRLWALTTQPLGRCYRVRADPNRRDRENGRRLGLESLRGFVWSALLQSGSQDAAEAGRLASDLAGEVVGWCVADGALDDAVRALDACRGLILHAATTSRSVPERLTAVGRDDLAREWLSRGADEAADDMPSTLRRSVVLALTEGDTRLLDPPSPAEIAAGLRAHRKDALVYLVPSTPDCPGTALVVTSRGEIREVALPSLREDAAPLRRYRPASGGRDMEPVPGHGAPRPEPAPPLRDQLDRLCSWAWRVAVRPLLDLFQASDRPGRVPRLVLVPMGSLGLVPWHAAFTADANGRRSYAIERAEFSYAASARLLCEVAARPRAPHDGTALVVGNPTGDLPYAGEEAEAVLRVFYPDGQYLGLRTGDGSPDQVARWLHEHADDGAVVHLACHGTVTENGPRSSHLSLKGGELTAEELADAVHGRLGLVVLAACRSQVSGRGHNEAYSLSSAFLVAGSRSVIGSLWPVPDDATSVLMFMTHHFLRREQDPPARALRRAQLWMLDPGRQVPDGLPPALTARLAHLDPHDLSAWAGFTHLGQ